The sequence AGGCGAGTCGTTTGTCAGGTATCAATGTAGAGAAGACCAAGCTATCGGTTTATGCCATGAATGGCTTTTTGGTTGCTGTGGCTGCGTTGATATTATCCAGTCGACTTGGCGCTGGTTCACCTTCCGCGGGTAATATCGCCGAGTTGGATGCGATTGCTGCGTGTGTTATCGGTGGCGCGAGTATGGCTGGTGGCGTAGGCACCGTCATTGGTGCAGTGATTGGTGCGTTTATTATGGCTTCCCTCGATAACGGCATGAGCATGATGGACGTTCCTACGTTCTGGCAGTATGTTGTGAAAGGGGCAATCTTATTGCTAGCGGTGTGGATGGACAGTGCAACCAAAGCCAAGCGCTAATCGGTATGGAGAGAGCATCCACTCTCTCCAATGCCAAATTAATAACTCAATATTATAAATATCGTAATCTGATGGATACTGAATCAAGATTACTCCTTTGTTTTATCTCTCAAAGCGAAAACCCCAGCTTAATTAGCTGGGGTTTTTACTATTAACATCAATAGATATAGAGAGTTAAATAAGTGCTCTAGCTGTCACTGCTGCCACCTTCACGATAGTCTTTTGGTGTTCTATCGAGATTCTTTTTAAATACGGTGTACATATATTGCAGTGATGGATAGCCACACAGCTCTGCGACTTCAACAATCGGTAGTGACGTGTTTTTAAGCAGGTTGCACGCTCGATTTAACTTCGAGTTGTGGATCTCTTGGTGTATTGAGTGTCCACGTTCCTCTTTAAATCTCGCTTCCATATTTGAGCGTGAAATGCCCACATAGGTAAGCACTTGGTCTACTTTAATTCCCTTACATGCATTATGACGAATGAAGTGCATCGCTTGGATAACGTATGGGTCTTTCAGAGCTTGGAAGTCGGTACTTTGACGCTCATATACTTGTGTTGGTGGGACAAGTACACGCGCATGTTTGAGCACCTCATTAGGTTGGCGCTCAACTTTGTCGCGGTTTTCAACCAGTTTATGCAGCATCTTTGCAGCGCGGTAGCCCATCTCTTTACTGCCTTGGCCCACTGAGCTCAAGGAAACACGAGTGAGGTAGCGAGCCAGCTCTTCGTTATCAATACCGATCACCGATACCTTGTCTGGAACCATAATATTGAGGTGCTCACACACTTGTAGCAGGTGGCGTGCACGTGAATCTGTTGCCGCAATAATACCCGTTGGGGTTGGTAGCATCTGAAGCCAGTCTGCCAAGCGGTTCATGTCATATTGCCATGTTTGTGGGCTGGTTTCGTTGCCAAGGTAAACAGAGCCAGTATAGCCTTCACGCTTAACGATCTTCTTGAACGCTTTAGTTCTCTCATGTGCCCAGCGCTTGCTTGGATCTTCTGGAATGCCATAAAAAGCGAAGTTCTCTAGCCCTTTTTCACGTAGGTGATGAAAAGCCAGGTCAACCAAGGCTTCGTTATCCGTGGCAACATAAGGGACGTCAGGATACTGCTCTTCTTTTTCGTAAGAGCCGCCCACACCAACAACGGGTATATCGGTGTCGCGTAGGAGCTCTTCAATTTGTGGATCATCAAAATCAGCGATCACACCATCGCCTTTCC comes from Vibrio astriarenae and encodes:
- a CDS encoding XylR family transcriptional regulator → MDKRYRITLLFNANKVYDRQVIEGIGEYLQASQCEWDIFLEEDFTAHLDNFKAWKGDGVIADFDDPQIEELLRDTDIPVVGVGGSYEKEEQYPDVPYVATDNEALVDLAFHHLREKGLENFAFYGIPEDPSKRWAHERTKAFKKIVKREGYTGSVYLGNETSPQTWQYDMNRLADWLQMLPTPTGIIAATDSRARHLLQVCEHLNIMVPDKVSVIGIDNEELARYLTRVSLSSVGQGSKEMGYRAAKMLHKLVENRDKVERQPNEVLKHARVLVPPTQVYERQSTDFQALKDPYVIQAMHFIRHNACKGIKVDQVLTYVGISRSNMEARFKEERGHSIHQEIHNSKLNRACNLLKNTSLPIVEVAELCGYPSLQYMYTVFKKNLDRTPKDYREGGSSDS